The proteins below come from a single Rhodanobacter sp. LX-99 genomic window:
- a CDS encoding MBL fold metallo-hydrolase encodes MTMSICGTCGTQYPDTPSHCPVCEDERQYVGANGQTWTTHEALKATHTLRMQDEAGVLGIGLAPDFAINQRALYLPTDAGNILWEALSLVTDEAVEALQARGGVDLIAISHPHFYASMLAWSEALGNVPILLHEADRDWVRRPSPNIRFWRGDTHRLSGGVTLIRTGGHFPGSTALHWKDGPRAGGALFSGDTPQVASDRRHVGFMYSYPNYMPMRPDAVRDMQERLAGYAFEDVYGYTWGRNIIGGGRAAVDASFERYLSAIAA; translated from the coding sequence ATGACGATGTCGATCTGCGGGACCTGCGGCACCCAATACCCGGATACGCCCAGCCACTGCCCCGTATGCGAAGACGAGCGCCAGTACGTCGGCGCGAACGGCCAGACCTGGACGACGCACGAAGCGCTGAAAGCCACGCACACGCTGCGCATGCAGGACGAGGCCGGCGTGCTCGGCATCGGGCTGGCACCCGACTTCGCGATCAACCAGCGCGCGCTGTACCTGCCGACGGACGCGGGCAACATCCTGTGGGAAGCCTTGAGCCTGGTCACCGACGAGGCGGTCGAAGCGCTGCAGGCGCGCGGCGGCGTGGACCTGATCGCCATCTCGCACCCGCATTTCTATGCGTCGATGCTGGCGTGGAGCGAGGCACTCGGCAACGTACCGATCCTGCTGCACGAGGCGGACCGCGACTGGGTGCGTCGACCGTCGCCGAACATCCGGTTCTGGCGCGGCGACACGCACCGCTTGTCCGGCGGGGTGACGCTGATCCGCACCGGCGGCCATTTCCCCGGCAGCACCGCGCTGCACTGGAAGGACGGCCCGCGCGCCGGCGGCGCGCTGTTCTCGGGCGACACGCCGCAAGTGGCGAGCGACCGGCGCCACGTCGGCTTCATGTACAGCTATCCCAACTACATGCCGATGCGGCCCGATGCCGTGCGCGACATGCAGGAGCGCCTCGCGGGCTACGCGTTCGAGGATGTCTACGGCTACACCTGGGGCCGCAACATCATCGGTGGCGGCCGCGCCGCCGTCGACGCCTCGTTCGAACGCTACCTGTCCGCCATTGCCGCCTGA
- a CDS encoding cupin domain-containing protein: MTTPSSRLHDYLPARFNTAAERQWIPSATPGKSSSPLRFFADDRGFVELLRMEPGVVMPLHRHSGEIHAYNLSGTRKLCTGELIGPGGYVYEPPGNTDWWKIVGDETMLALVVVMGTVEFLGPGGVVTGRASASTQLAEYERYCREHGLAIQDLVD, encoded by the coding sequence ATGACCACGCCCTCCTCCCGCCTGCACGACTACCTGCCCGCCCGCTTCAACACCGCGGCCGAACGACAATGGATCCCGTCCGCGACACCGGGCAAGTCGTCCAGTCCGCTGCGCTTCTTCGCCGACGATCGCGGCTTCGTGGAGCTGCTGCGCATGGAGCCCGGCGTGGTGATGCCGCTGCACCGCCACAGCGGCGAGATCCACGCGTACAACCTCAGCGGCACGCGCAAGCTGTGCACCGGCGAACTGATCGGTCCGGGCGGTTATGTGTACGAGCCGCCGGGCAACACCGACTGGTGGAAGATCGTCGGCGACGAAACGATGCTGGCGCTGGTGGTCGTGATGGGCACGGTCGAATTCCTCGGCCCCGGCGGCGTGGTGACCGGCCGTGCATCGGCCAGCACCCAGCTGGCGGAATACGAGCGCTACTGCCGCGAGCATGGGCTGGCGATCCAGGACCTGGTGGACTGA
- a CDS encoding metalloregulator ArsR/SmtB family transcription factor, producing the protein MQDKQAITILAALAQESRLAVYRLLIEHAPEGLAASAIAEKLGLPNATLSFHLKELSHAGLVSSRQSGRFIYYAPVIEAMNDLIGYLTDHCCSQSAGTCSTATAKCAPGKRPAAATRRRPTPV; encoded by the coding sequence ATGCAGGACAAGCAAGCCATCACGATTCTCGCCGCGCTCGCCCAGGAGTCGCGGCTGGCGGTCTACCGGCTGCTGATCGAGCATGCGCCGGAAGGACTGGCGGCCAGCGCGATCGCGGAGAAGCTGGGCCTGCCCAACGCCACGCTGTCCTTCCACTTGAAGGAGCTGTCGCATGCGGGCCTGGTGAGCAGCCGGCAGAGCGGGCGTTTCATCTACTACGCGCCGGTGATCGAGGCGATGAACGACCTGATCGGCTACCTGACCGATCACTGCTGCAGCCAGTCCGCCGGCACGTGCTCGACCGCCACGGCCAAGTGCGCCCCGGGCAAGCGGCCGGCCGCGGCCACCAGGCGCCGGCCGACACCCGTCTGA
- the arsB gene encoding ACR3 family arsenite efflux transporter — protein sequence MNQASAELTACPVPAEGTRIGFFERWLTLWVLLCIVAGTLLGHLLPGRFAALGGMQVAQVNLPVAVLIWLMIIPMLLKIDFGALGGVRRQWKGIGVTLFINWAVKPFSMALLGWIFIRHLFAGQLPAAQLDSYIAGLILLAAAPCTAMVFVWSNLCNGEPAFTLSQVALNDAIMVVAFAPIVALLLGISSITVPWDTLLLSVLLYIVVPVVLSVLLRRRVLASGGEARLQKLLQRLGPASLFALLATLVLLFGFQGRQIIAQPAIIALLAVPILIQVYFNAGLAYWLNRRFGVPHCVAGPSALIGASNFFELAVATAVGLFGVHSGAALATVVGVLIEVPVMLSVVRIVNRSKRWYESP from the coding sequence ATGAACCAGGCATCGGCAGAACTGACCGCTTGTCCGGTTCCCGCGGAGGGCACCCGCATCGGCTTCTTCGAGCGCTGGCTCACCCTCTGGGTACTGCTGTGCATCGTGGCCGGCACGCTGCTGGGCCACCTGCTGCCCGGCCGCTTTGCGGCGCTGGGCGGCATGCAGGTGGCCCAGGTGAACCTGCCGGTCGCCGTGCTGATCTGGCTGATGATCATCCCGATGCTGCTGAAGATCGACTTCGGCGCGCTCGGCGGCGTGCGCCGCCAGTGGAAGGGCATCGGCGTCACGCTGTTCATCAACTGGGCGGTGAAGCCCTTCTCGATGGCGCTGCTGGGATGGATCTTCATCCGCCACCTCTTCGCCGGCCAGCTGCCGGCCGCGCAGCTCGACTCCTATATCGCCGGCCTGATCCTGCTGGCCGCCGCGCCGTGCACGGCGATGGTGTTCGTGTGGAGCAACCTGTGCAACGGCGAGCCGGCGTTCACGCTGAGCCAGGTCGCCCTGAACGACGCCATCATGGTGGTGGCGTTCGCGCCGATCGTGGCGCTGTTGCTGGGCATCTCCTCGATCACGGTACCGTGGGACACGCTGCTGCTGTCGGTGCTGCTGTACATCGTGGTGCCGGTGGTGCTCAGCGTGCTGCTGCGGCGCCGGGTGCTTGCCAGCGGGGGCGAGGCGCGGTTGCAGAAACTGCTGCAGCGGCTGGGGCCGGCGTCGCTGTTCGCGCTGCTGGCCACCCTCGTGCTGCTGTTCGGTTTCCAGGGTCGGCAGATCATTGCGCAGCCGGCGATCATCGCGCTGCTGGCGGTGCCGATCCTGATCCAGGTGTATTTCAATGCCGGCCTGGCCTACTGGCTCAACCGCCGATTCGGCGTGCCGCACTGCGTGGCCGGCCCTTCGGCGCTGATCGGTGCCAGCAACTTCTTCGAGCTGGCCGTAGCCACCGCGGTGGGCCTGTTCGGCGTGCATTCCGGTGCGGCGCTGGCGACCGTGGTGGGCGTGCTGATCGAGGTGCCGGTGATGCTTTCGGTCGTGCGCATCGTCAACCGCAGCAAACGCTGGTATGAATCACCGTAA
- a CDS encoding arsenate reductase ArsC translates to MHPCRVLFICTGNSARSILSEATLNHLGKGRFEAFSAGSQPTGRVNPYAIEELKALGIATEGLSSKSWDRFTEAGAPPLDIVITVCDNAVNETCPVLFGDFVKSHWGLPDPAAAQDAGAAIAAFRRAHTLILYRIAALLKLPVETMGRDELKQALDRIGSITDEEADA, encoded by the coding sequence ATGCATCCGTGTCGCGTCCTGTTCATCTGCACCGGCAACTCGGCCCGCAGCATCCTGTCCGAGGCCACCCTCAACCACCTGGGCAAGGGGCGCTTCGAGGCGTTCAGCGCCGGCAGCCAGCCGACCGGGCGCGTCAATCCCTACGCGATCGAGGAGCTCAAGGCCCTGGGCATCGCCACCGAGGGACTCAGCAGCAAGTCGTGGGACCGCTTCACCGAAGCGGGCGCACCGCCGCTGGATATCGTGATCACGGTTTGCGACAACGCCGTGAACGAGACCTGCCCGGTGCTGTTCGGCGACTTCGTGAAAAGCCACTGGGGCCTGCCGGATCCTGCGGCTGCCCAGGATGCGGGCGCCGCGATCGCGGCGTTCCGGCGTGCCCACACGCTGATTCTTTATCGGATCGCGGCGTTGCTGAAGCTGCCGGTGGAAACGATGGGGCGCGACGAGCTGAAGCAGGCGCTCGACCGCATCGGCAGCATCACCGACGAAGAAGCGGACGCATGA
- the arsH gene encoding arsenical resistance protein ArsH codes for MPIHDLPHIAADILDIPSLTKLALPADADHPPRILILYGSLRAQSFSRKLALEAERVLRQFGAETRVFDPHELPMLDSVPASHPKVQELRALSLWSEGQVWVSPERHGAVTGVFKNQIDWLPLEDGSVRPTQGRTLAVMQVSGGSQSFNVVNALRVLGRWMRMVTIPNQSSVAKAWQEFDDDGRMKPSPFYDRVVDVMEELFKFTLLVRGRSDYLVDRYSERKGAAAARALAAAAGVTEDMPAAAKGIAKTTAAAGKSGCCAGAAC; via the coding sequence GTGCCGATCCACGACCTGCCGCATATCGCCGCCGATATATTGGACATCCCCAGCCTGACCAAGCTGGCCTTGCCGGCCGATGCCGACCACCCGCCGCGCATCCTGATCCTGTACGGCTCGCTGCGCGCGCAATCGTTCAGCCGCAAGCTGGCGCTGGAAGCCGAGCGCGTCCTGCGCCAGTTCGGCGCCGAGACGCGGGTGTTCGACCCCCACGAGCTGCCCATGCTGGACAGCGTGCCGGCCAGCCATCCCAAGGTGCAGGAGCTGCGCGCGCTGTCGCTGTGGTCCGAAGGCCAGGTCTGGGTCAGCCCCGAGCGGCACGGCGCGGTGACCGGCGTATTCAAGAACCAGATCGACTGGCTGCCGCTGGAAGACGGCAGCGTGCGTCCCACGCAGGGACGCACGCTCGCCGTGATGCAGGTCAGCGGCGGATCGCAGTCGTTCAACGTGGTGAACGCGCTGCGCGTGCTGGGCCGCTGGATGCGCATGGTGACCATCCCGAACCAGTCTTCGGTGGCCAAGGCCTGGCAGGAATTCGACGACGACGGCCGGATGAAGCCGTCGCCGTTCTACGACCGCGTGGTGGACGTGATGGAGGAACTGTTCAAGTTCACCCTGCTGGTGCGCGGCCGCAGCGACTACCTGGTCGACCGCTACAGCGAGCGCAAGGGCGCCGCCGCGGCGCGCGCACTGGCGGCCGCGGCCGGAGTGACGGAAGACATGCCGGCCGCGGCGAAAGGCATCGCGAAAACCACGGCCGCCGCGGGCAAGTCCGGCTGCTGCGCCGGCGCAGCGTGCTGA
- a CDS encoding radical SAM protein, giving the protein MGPTGDVVNVIQIHPTLRCNLRCRHCYSTSGPEQKGELTVEVLERFLADAADEGYNAIGLSGGEPLTWKPLPRLLASARALGFATSVTSNGLLLSASRLAQLAPHLGLLAISLDGVPESHNRMRNRAHAFEQMRAKLDLVRAAGLPFGFIFTLTLDNLPELDWVAGFACAEGARLLQIHPLEQVGRARDYEPQPPDDLELSYGFLEVARLQRQYQGRLTLQYDVADRQLIAREPCRAFAGPAPAADVAGGSPLAALVSPLVVQEDGWVVPIQHGFGAGHAIAHLDLGPFREQAARWKRERYPRFLDLAGQVWADISEAPEHLPFTNWYAAITTASARRPARPLGTPVRLTA; this is encoded by the coding sequence ATGGGCCCGACCGGCGACGTCGTCAACGTCATCCAGATCCATCCCACGCTGCGCTGCAATCTGCGTTGCCGGCACTGCTACTCGACCTCCGGGCCGGAACAGAAGGGCGAGTTGACGGTGGAAGTGCTGGAACGCTTCCTGGCCGACGCGGCCGACGAAGGCTACAACGCGATCGGCCTGTCCGGCGGCGAGCCGCTGACCTGGAAGCCGCTGCCGCGACTGCTGGCGTCGGCGCGCGCGCTGGGCTTCGCCACCTCGGTCACCAGCAACGGCCTGCTGCTCAGCGCCAGTCGGCTGGCGCAGCTGGCGCCGCACCTGGGCCTGCTGGCGATCAGCCTGGATGGCGTGCCCGAAAGCCACAACCGCATGCGCAACCGCGCGCATGCGTTCGAGCAGATGCGCGCGAAGCTCGACCTGGTCCGCGCGGCGGGCCTGCCGTTCGGTTTCATCTTCACGCTGACCCTGGACAACCTGCCCGAACTGGACTGGGTCGCCGGCTTTGCCTGTGCCGAGGGCGCGCGCCTGCTGCAGATCCATCCGCTTGAACAGGTCGGCCGCGCCCGCGATTACGAACCGCAGCCGCCGGACGACCTGGAGTTGTCGTATGGCTTTCTCGAGGTGGCGCGGCTGCAGCGGCAGTACCAGGGTCGGCTGACGCTGCAGTACGACGTAGCCGATCGCCAGCTGATCGCCCGCGAACCTTGCCGCGCCTTTGCTGGCCCCGCGCCCGCAGCGGACGTGGCGGGCGGCAGCCCGCTCGCTGCGCTGGTCTCGCCGCTGGTGGTGCAGGAGGACGGCTGGGTGGTGCCGATCCAGCATGGCTTCGGCGCCGGCCACGCGATTGCCCACCTCGATCTCGGCCCCTTCCGCGAGCAGGCGGCTCGCTGGAAACGCGAACGCTACCCGCGCTTCCTCGATCTTGCCGGACAGGTCTGGGCGGACATCAGCGAGGCTCCCGAGCACCTGCCGTTCACCAACTGGTACGCCGCGATCACCACCGCCAGTGCGCGCCGGCCGGCACGGCCGCTGGGCACGCCGGTGCGGCTGACCGCGTAG
- a CDS encoding ABC transporter ATP-binding protein, translating to MFRWFESLIDAFKEPADGMPPTSVWRFYAFYLRQAWPVFAVAIAVGFVVAIVEVSLFGFIGSIVDMAKGAPAADFFQRHGNELLWMGFVALIVRPLAIGTHDLLVNQAIVPSLTNRIRWQNHRYVIRQSLGFFQNDYAGRIANRIMQTGGALRESAVQIVDAIWYVTIYTGSAVVLFAQADVWLAAPLVAWVFAYVGLLAFFIPRIKQRSWLASEARSKLMGRIVDGYSNVLTLKLFAHTRREEAYVADAMAEQTGKLRRMTRVTTALDASITTLNGFLIVGTSALALWLWSEGRVTVGAIALSTGLVIRINNMSGWIMWVINGIFENVGTVQDGITTISRPRAVQDREGAMPLEVTNGGVHFEHIHFHYGKQGGVIAGLDLTVRAGEKIGLVGPSGAGKSTLVNVLLRLYDLEAGRILIDGQDIARVTQESLRSQIGVVTQDTSLLHRSIRDNLLYGRPDASEAQIMEAVRKARADEFIPNLSDGEGRRGYDALVGERGVKLSGGQRQRIAIARVLLKDAPILVLDEATSALDSEAEAAIQDSLDVLMQGKTVIAIAHRLSTIARMDRLVVLDNGQIVETGTHAQLIAHEGLYARLWKRQTGGFVAAEDAPV from the coding sequence ATCTTCCGCTGGTTCGAATCCCTCATCGACGCGTTCAAGGAACCGGCCGACGGCATGCCGCCGACGTCGGTGTGGCGCTTCTACGCGTTCTACCTGCGCCAGGCGTGGCCGGTGTTCGCCGTCGCGATCGCGGTGGGCTTCGTGGTGGCGATCGTCGAGGTGTCGCTGTTCGGCTTCATCGGCAGCATCGTGGACATGGCCAAGGGTGCGCCGGCGGCGGACTTCTTCCAGCGGCACGGCAACGAGCTGCTGTGGATGGGCTTCGTGGCGCTGATCGTGCGGCCGCTGGCGATCGGCACGCACGACCTGCTGGTGAACCAGGCGATCGTGCCCAGCCTGACCAACCGCATCCGCTGGCAGAACCATCGCTACGTGATCCGCCAGAGCCTGGGCTTCTTCCAGAACGACTACGCCGGGCGCATCGCCAACCGCATCATGCAGACCGGCGGTGCGCTGCGCGAGTCGGCGGTGCAGATCGTCGATGCGATCTGGTACGTCACCATCTACACCGGCAGCGCGGTGGTGCTGTTCGCGCAGGCGGATGTCTGGCTGGCGGCGCCGCTGGTCGCGTGGGTGTTCGCGTATGTCGGGCTGCTGGCGTTCTTCATCCCGCGCATCAAGCAGCGCTCGTGGCTGGCCTCGGAAGCGCGCTCGAAGCTGATGGGGCGCATCGTCGACGGCTACAGCAACGTGCTGACGCTGAAGCTGTTCGCGCATACGCGGCGCGAGGAAGCCTACGTCGCCGACGCGATGGCCGAGCAGACCGGCAAGCTGCGCCGGATGACCCGCGTCACCACCGCGCTGGATGCCAGCATCACCACGCTCAACGGCTTCCTGATCGTGGGCACCTCGGCGCTGGCGCTGTGGCTGTGGAGCGAGGGCCGGGTGACGGTGGGCGCGATCGCGCTGTCGACCGGGCTGGTGATCCGCATCAACAACATGTCCGGCTGGATCATGTGGGTGATCAACGGCATCTTCGAAAATGTCGGCACGGTGCAGGACGGCATCACCACGATCTCTCGGCCGCGCGCGGTGCAGGACCGCGAGGGCGCGATGCCGCTGGAGGTCACCAACGGCGGCGTGCATTTCGAGCACATCCACTTCCACTACGGCAAGCAGGGCGGGGTGATCGCCGGGCTCGACCTCACCGTGCGCGCGGGCGAGAAGATCGGCCTGGTCGGTCCGTCCGGCGCCGGCAAGTCCACCCTGGTCAACGTGCTGCTGCGGCTGTACGACCTCGAGGCCGGGCGCATCCTGATCGACGGCCAGGACATCGCCCGCGTCACCCAGGAAAGCCTGCGCTCGCAGATCGGCGTGGTCACCCAGGACACCTCGCTGCTGCACCGTTCGATCCGCGACAACCTGCTGTACGGCCGCCCCGACGCCAGCGAGGCGCAGATCATGGAAGCCGTGCGCAAGGCGCGCGCCGACGAATTCATTCCGAACCTCAGCGACGGCGAAGGCCGTCGCGGCTACGACGCGCTGGTCGGCGAACGCGGCGTGAAACTCTCGGGCGGCCAGCGCCAGCGCATCGCGATCGCCCGCGTGCTGCTGAAGGACGCGCCGATCCTGGTGCTCGACGAGGCCACCTCCGCGCTCGACTCCGAAGCGGAAGCGGCGATCCAGGACAGCCTGGACGTCCTGATGCAGGGCAAGACGGTGATCGCGATCGCACACCGCCTGTCGACCATCGCGCGGATGGACCGGCTGGTGGTGCTGGACAATGGGCAGATCGTCGAGACCGGCACGCATGCGCAGCTGATCGCGCACGAGGGTTTGTACGCGCGGCTGTGGAAGCGGCAGACCGGCGGTTTCGTGGCGGCGGAGGATGCGCCGGTTTAG
- a CDS encoding GFA family protein, translating into MATETFEGACTCGAIRYRLTSAPMIVHCCHCSWCQRETGSAFALNAMIETDRLELLQGEPIMVNTPSESGKGQQIARCARCHVALWSHYPGGGKAVAFVRVGTLKEPWRLPPDIHIYTTTRQPWVTLPPGVPAMQEFYDIDQAWSPASLERRAALQAARRS; encoded by the coding sequence ATGGCCACCGAAACCTTCGAAGGCGCCTGCACCTGCGGCGCGATCCGCTATCGACTGACCAGCGCGCCGATGATCGTGCACTGCTGCCACTGCAGCTGGTGCCAGCGCGAGACCGGCAGCGCGTTCGCCTTGAACGCGATGATCGAGACCGACCGGTTGGAACTGCTGCAAGGCGAGCCGATCATGGTGAACACGCCGTCGGAGAGCGGCAAGGGCCAGCAGATCGCACGCTGCGCACGATGTCATGTGGCGCTGTGGAGCCACTACCCCGGCGGCGGCAAGGCGGTCGCGTTCGTGCGCGTGGGCACGCTGAAGGAGCCGTGGCGATTGCCGCCGGACATCCACATCTACACGACGACCAGACAGCCCTGGGTGACGCTGCCACCAGGCGTTCCCGCCATGCAGGAGTTCTACGACATCGACCAGGCCTGGTCGCCGGCCAGCCTGGAACGGCGCGCAGCACTGCAGGCGGCGCGCCGTTCGTAA
- a CDS encoding DUF3772 domain-containing protein has translation MPTLLRCLLLLLLTLGSTASLAQNAEPSATAPAATPAQTLDQLGSQLDTVKAALKDNKSDVPLADLRTTALGVQDQARQLAANLAPQMTALQAQLAVLGPAPAKGTPAEAPEVAAQRRKLDKAQADLDAQIKQAQLLGQNATQLAAQISGLRNDEFQARLASRTATPFSRTFWADPVRTFPDDMVRLKRLGSRFAGAVGQAWQPSNRQPFAWCLIAAALLLGGGRWVLERLLLLLATRHVPDGHLRRSAMAAAVALTAVLTTGLAAQLVYLGLNWNDILDDDLAALATSVVGLVCFAAYVTGLGRALLSVPRPSWRLPALSDLAAQRLHLFPWLLAAAALLFGLLDRTSRAIGTSLPATVATRGLFALVISGLIGLALLRLRRTRRELAASGAEPEHRPVWLGLLTAAATLGVAVSWLGVATGFIAMAFFVAVQMLWVGVIVATVYLLIHLLTDLIDTLLSPRGRSGQRLQATFQLAPHTLEQTAILLAGVCRVGLVLLALATVLTPFGAGPKDLLASAEQTLGNFRLGDLAINPGSIFGAALVLVGGLFVLRTLKRWLREQLLPKSTMEPGMQDSIATLLGYLGGMLVFVLTLAALHVDLKSIAWIVSALSVGIGFGLQAIVQNFISGLILLVERPVKVGDWVSLSSDVEGDIRRINVRATEIQMWDRSTVIVPNSQLITQNVRNVTLANAQGRVQIKLPMPLDTDAGKVRELVLGVLRAHHGTLSTPAPYVQLESVATGVMTFNCVAYVGSPREVGGVKSELLFEILERLRSERLPMTSPQSMLVRTLPPLPEEDEHTG, from the coding sequence ATGCCTACCCTGCTCCGCTGCCTCCTGCTCCTGCTGCTGACTCTCGGCAGCACCGCGTCGCTTGCCCAGAACGCCGAGCCGTCGGCGACCGCGCCGGCGGCGACACCCGCGCAGACGCTGGACCAGCTGGGCAGCCAGCTCGACACCGTCAAGGCCGCGCTGAAGGACAACAAATCCGACGTGCCGCTGGCCGACCTGCGCACCACCGCGCTCGGCGTGCAGGACCAGGCGCGCCAGTTGGCCGCCAACCTCGCGCCACAGATGACCGCCTTGCAGGCGCAGCTTGCCGTGCTGGGTCCGGCGCCGGCGAAGGGAACGCCGGCGGAGGCACCGGAAGTCGCCGCGCAGCGCCGCAAACTCGACAAGGCGCAGGCCGACCTGGATGCGCAGATCAAGCAGGCGCAGCTGCTCGGCCAGAACGCGACGCAACTGGCGGCGCAGATTTCCGGCCTGCGCAACGACGAGTTCCAGGCGCGGCTGGCCTCGCGCACGGCCACGCCGTTCAGCCGCACGTTCTGGGCCGATCCGGTACGCACGTTCCCGGACGACATGGTGCGCCTCAAGCGCCTCGGCTCGCGCTTCGCCGGCGCCGTGGGGCAGGCATGGCAACCGTCGAACCGGCAACCTTTCGCGTGGTGCCTGATCGCCGCCGCGCTGCTGCTGGGCGGTGGCCGCTGGGTGCTGGAACGGCTGTTGTTGCTGCTGGCCACGCGCCACGTGCCGGACGGCCACCTGCGGCGCAGCGCGATGGCCGCCGCCGTGGCGCTGACCGCGGTCCTCACCACCGGGTTGGCGGCGCAACTGGTCTACCTGGGATTGAACTGGAACGACATCCTGGACGATGACCTCGCCGCGCTGGCCACCAGCGTGGTCGGGCTGGTGTGCTTCGCCGCCTACGTGACCGGGCTGGGTCGGGCGCTGTTGTCGGTACCGCGGCCATCGTGGCGCCTGCCGGCGCTGTCCGACCTGGCGGCGCAACGGCTGCACCTGTTCCCGTGGCTGCTGGCCGCGGCGGCGCTGCTGTTCGGCCTGCTCGACCGCACCAGCCGCGCGATCGGCACCAGCCTGCCGGCCACTGTCGCCACGCGCGGCCTGTTCGCGCTGGTCATCAGCGGCCTGATCGGCCTGGCGCTGCTGCGCCTGCGCCGCACCCGCCGGGAACTGGCCGCCAGCGGCGCCGAGCCGGAGCACCGGCCGGTCTGGCTCGGCCTGCTGACCGCGGCCGCCACGCTCGGCGTGGCGGTCAGCTGGCTGGGCGTGGCTACCGGCTTCATCGCGATGGCGTTCTTCGTCGCCGTGCAGATGCTGTGGGTCGGCGTGATCGTGGCCACGGTGTACCTGCTGATCCACCTGCTCACCGACCTGATCGACACCTTGCTGTCGCCGCGCGGGCGCAGCGGCCAGCGGCTGCAGGCCACCTTCCAGTTGGCTCCGCACACGCTGGAACAGACCGCCATCCTGCTCGCCGGCGTCTGTCGCGTCGGGCTGGTGCTGCTGGCACTGGCGACCGTGCTGACCCCGTTCGGCGCCGGCCCGAAGGACCTGCTGGCCAGCGCCGAACAGACCCTCGGCAACTTCAGGCTCGGCGACCTGGCGATCAACCCGGGCAGCATCTTCGGCGCCGCGCTGGTGCTGGTGGGGGGACTGTTCGTGCTGCGCACGCTCAAGCGCTGGCTGCGCGAGCAACTGCTGCCGAAGTCCACGATGGAACCGGGCATGCAGGACTCCATCGCCACCCTGCTCGGCTACCTCGGCGGCATGCTGGTGTTCGTGCTGACGCTGGCCGCGCTGCACGTGGACCTGAAGAGCATCGCCTGGATCGTCAGCGCGCTGTCGGTGGGCATCGGCTTCGGCCTGCAGGCGATCGTGCAGAACTTCATCTCCGGCCTGATCCTGCTGGTCGAGCGGCCGGTGAAGGTGGGCGACTGGGTCAGCCTGAGCAGCGACGTCGAGGGCGACATCCGCCGCATCAACGTGCGCGCCACCGAGATCCAGATGTGGGACCGCTCCACCGTGATCGTGCCGAACTCGCAGCTGATCACCCAGAACGTGCGCAACGTCACCCTGGCCAACGCGCAGGGCCGCGTGCAGATCAAGCTGCCGATGCCGCTGGATACCGACGCCGGCAAGGTGCGCGAGCTGGTGCTGGGGGTCCTGCGCGCGCATCACGGCACGCTGTCCACGCCGGCGCCGTACGTGCAACTGGAAAGCGTCGCCACCGGCGTGATGACCTTCAACTGCGTCGCCTACGTCGGCAGCCCGCGCGAGGTCGGCGGCGTGAAGAGCGAGCTGCTGTTCGAGATCCTCGAACGCCTGCGCAGCGAGCGGCTGCCGATGACCAGCCCGCAAAGCATGCTGGTGCGCACGTTGCCGCCGCTGCCCGAGGAAGACGAGCACACCGGCTGA
- a CDS encoding VOC family protein, which produces MPTPHPHGSTIIPCLRYRDAHAAIEWLCKAFGFEKQAVYENEDGGVEHAQLTFGNGMVMLGEVRDNEFGRHIAQPDEIGGRETQCACVIVSNCKSHYQQAKAAGAVIVDDYAEKDYGGAGYSCHDPEGHLWYFGSYDPWQPG; this is translated from the coding sequence ATGCCGACACCCCATCCCCACGGCAGCACCATCATCCCCTGCCTGCGCTACCGCGACGCGCACGCCGCGATCGAGTGGCTGTGCAAGGCGTTCGGTTTCGAGAAGCAGGCCGTCTACGAGAACGAGGACGGCGGCGTGGAGCACGCCCAGCTCACCTTCGGCAACGGCATGGTCATGCTCGGCGAAGTGCGCGACAACGAGTTCGGCCGGCACATCGCCCAGCCCGACGAAATCGGCGGCCGCGAAACGCAATGCGCCTGCGTGATCGTCAGCAACTGCAAGTCGCACTACCAGCAGGCGAAAGCCGCCGGCGCGGTGATCGTCGACGACTACGCCGAGAAGGACTACGGCGGCGCCGGCTACAGCTGCCACGACCCGGAAGGCCACCTGTGGTACTTCGGCAGCTACGACCCGTGGCAGCCCGGATGA